A single region of the Mycoplasma mycoides subsp. mycoides SC str. PG1 genome encodes:
- the dnaE gene encoding DNA polymerase III subunit alpha, with protein sequence MNYISLLTIKNQYDFLESLITIDQYIEFIKKNKLSYAFYSETHTMYGVAEFFKKATDNNIKPIIGLTIEFEDSTKLIIYAKNKKGYQILNFVSSFLNDGFNHYDYEIKEYILELVNNNVVVIGLISDLDFKTHLIDKLNDDFYDVKELNLYFNQISYLDINDQKTYNILNAIKTNKTIDQIQNTNNYFYPDNDYLIKNYSLENIKKVINEINFKVDFNLFDSNKKHLVKYKNINNLSSFEYLRQVCLLSLKKYQQKIKPNLDLKLYISRLNYELEVIKQMGFSDYFLIVSDYVNFAKKNDILVGPGRGSAAGSLISYLLRITDIDPLEYDLLFERFLNPDRSNLPDIDLDFQDNRREEVLEYLFEKYGKYHVGMITTYQTIGYKMAWRDVCRVFNIDLLIVNKISKVLDQYTNSDFLEFIKENKLLNDYFQNNVFKEIFITMHKIVGLPRQTSTHAAGIVLTDCDLRELVPIKIGFNGINQTQFDMNYLDDLGLIKMDILGLRNLTTIQEIKHLIYLNQNLKISLNKIDLNDKKAFELLKNKQTSGIFQLESKGMTDLISKMQVDSIELISIASALYRPGPQEMISIYLENKKTNKFKIIDQSVFEILKPTYGIIIYQEQVMQMLNKVVNFSYAKADIIRRAMSKKNNKVMQSMKLEFINSAVKNNFSYNKANLIWNWIEKFSNYGFNKSHSISYSYISYWLAYFKAHFTTEFYTSLLDQNIGNEIKTQQYIKELYDYKIKVNKPSVINANFNYQIINKQIYMPLTCIKSIGYEVVKKINLAKSENENMYLDIHNFILAMIKQKISVNVLQTLIKAGALDIFNYNKKTMIENLDLLISQANAYKQVNNILDDEKINLIIYDEYEDEILASFEKELYGFFIEQNPILKLKTSNFDLNLIDISKLEYNKVQVILGYILKIKEIKDKNNNKMAFVTIFDNTSELELTIFSSDYKDIYQDLVINKAYVFKVLKTKTNNKTSIKFVSLIKAI encoded by the coding sequence ATGAACTATATATCTTTATTAACTATTAAAAATCAATATGATTTTTTAGAATCTTTAATTACTATTGATCAATATATAGAATTTATTAAAAAAAATAAACTTAGTTATGCTTTTTATAGTGAAACTCATACTATGTATGGTGTTGCTGAGTTTTTTAAAAAAGCTACTGATAATAACATAAAACCAATAATTGGTTTAACAATTGAATTTGAAGATTCTACTAAACTGATAATTTATGCTAAAAACAAAAAAGGTTATCAAATTCTTAATTTTGTTTCTAGTTTTTTAAATGATGGATTTAATCATTATGATTATGAAATTAAAGAATATATTTTAGAACTAGTTAATAATAATGTAGTTGTTATTGGTTTAATTAGTGATTTAGATTTTAAAACACATTTAATTGATAAGTTAAATGATGATTTTTATGATGTTAAAGAATTAAATTTATATTTTAATCAAATAAGTTATTTAGATATAAATGATCAAAAAACTTATAATATTTTAAATGCGATTAAAACTAATAAAACAATAGATCAAATCCAAAATACTAATAATTATTTTTATCCAGATAATGATTATTTAATAAAAAATTATTCACTAGAAAATATTAAAAAAGTTATTAATGAAATTAATTTCAAAGTTGATTTTAATTTATTTGATAGTAATAAAAAACATTTAGTTAAATATAAAAATATAAATAATTTATCTTCATTTGAATATTTACGTCAAGTTTGTTTATTGTCATTAAAAAAATATCAACAAAAAATTAAGCCTAATTTAGATTTAAAACTATATATTAGTAGGTTAAATTATGAATTAGAAGTTATTAAGCAAATGGGGTTTAGTGATTATTTTTTAATAGTTAGTGATTATGTGAATTTTGCAAAAAAAAATGATATTTTAGTAGGTCCTGGTAGAGGAAGTGCTGCTGGTAGTTTAATTAGTTATTTATTAAGAATTACAGATATTGATCCATTAGAATATGATTTATTATTTGAAAGATTTTTAAATCCAGATCGTTCTAATTTACCAGATATTGATTTAGATTTTCAAGATAATAGAAGAGAAGAAGTTTTAGAATATTTATTTGAAAAATACGGTAAATATCATGTTGGTATGATTACAACTTATCAAACTATTGGTTATAAAATGGCTTGAAGAGATGTATGTAGAGTTTTTAATATTGATTTATTAATTGTTAATAAAATTTCTAAAGTTTTAGATCAATATACAAATTCTGATTTTTTAGAGTTTATTAAAGAAAATAAATTATTAAATGATTATTTTCAAAACAATGTATTTAAAGAAATTTTTATAACAATGCATAAAATTGTAGGTTTACCACGTCAAACATCAACACATGCAGCTGGAATTGTATTAACTGATTGTGATTTAAGAGAACTTGTTCCTATTAAAATTGGGTTTAACGGAATTAATCAAACTCAATTTGATATGAATTATTTAGATGATTTAGGTCTAATTAAAATGGATATTTTAGGGTTAAGAAATTTAACTACTATTCAAGAAATAAAACATTTAATATATTTAAATCAAAATTTAAAAATTAGCTTAAATAAAATTGATTTAAATGATAAAAAAGCTTTTGAACTTTTAAAAAATAAACAAACTTCAGGAATTTTTCAACTTGAATCAAAAGGGATGACTGATTTAATTTCAAAAATGCAAGTTGATTCTATTGAATTAATTTCAATAGCTTCAGCTTTATATCGTCCAGGTCCTCAAGAAATGATTTCTATTTATTTAGAAAATAAAAAAACTAATAAGTTTAAAATTATTGATCAAAGTGTTTTTGAGATTTTAAAACCAACTTATGGAATTATTATTTATCAAGAACAAGTAATGCAAATGCTTAATAAAGTAGTTAATTTTTCTTATGCAAAAGCTGATATTATAAGAAGAGCTATGAGTAAAAAAAATAATAAAGTAATGCAATCAATGAAATTAGAATTTATTAATAGTGCTGTTAAGAATAATTTTTCTTATAATAAAGCTAATTTAATTTGAAATTGAATTGAAAAATTTTCAAATTATGGATTTAATAAATCACATTCTATTTCTTATTCTTATATAAGTTATTGATTAGCTTATTTTAAAGCTCATTTTACAACTGAATTTTATACTAGTTTATTAGATCAAAATATTGGTAATGAAATTAAAACTCAACAATATATTAAAGAGTTGTATGATTATAAGATTAAAGTTAATAAACCAAGTGTGATTAATGCTAATTTTAATTATCAAATTATAAACAAACAAATTTATATGCCATTAACTTGTATTAAATCAATTGGTTATGAAGTAGTTAAAAAGATAAATTTAGCTAAAAGCGAAAATGAAAATATGTATTTAGATATTCATAATTTCATACTAGCTATGATTAAACAAAAAATTAGTGTTAATGTATTACAAACTTTAATAAAAGCTGGAGCTTTAGATATTTTTAACTATAATAAAAAAACAATGATAGAAAATCTAGATCTATTAATTAGTCAAGCTAATGCTTATAAACAAGTTAATAATATTTTAGATGATGAAAAAATTAATTTAATTATTTATGATGAATATGAAGATGAGATTTTAGCAAGTTTTGAAAAAGAATTATATGGTTTTTTTATTGAACAAAATCCTATTTTAAAACTTAAAACTAGTAATTTTGATTTAAATCTTATTGATATTTCTAAACTTGAATATAATAAAGTACAAGTAATTTTAGGTTATATTTTAAAAATTAAAGAAATTAAAGATAAAAATAATAATAAAATGGCGTTTGTAACAATTTTTGATAACACTAGTGAACTTGAACTAACAATTTTTAGTAGTGATTATAAAGATATTTATCAAGATTTAGTTATTAATAAAGCTTATGTTTTTAAAGTATTAAAAACTAAAACAAATAATAAAACTTCAATAAAGTTTGTTAGTTTAATTAAAGCTATTTAG
- a CDS encoding IS1634-like element IS1634 family transposase → MSIGVPRPDNKGFVYRLGYGYLHELKQYHDDPLAIIKAIIANFPLSWTKEQARTKLDEIFKEKKETKKEVLERFKGYEVVEKLFDYFNIFNDCSPTKSTTLKDVVLQLIYQRIKNPISVFNTYKTAKKEKIDTHSKNSFYRSLDYIAKNKDEILRNLNAKICANTNRKIDVLWFDATTTYFETFSREGYKKPGYSKDGKFKEDQIVIGMATDENGIPLHYKIFPGNVADPNTLIPFMLEIADIYEVNSVTIIADKGMSVNRNIRFLESKNWKYIISYRMKAGSKQFKEYILDEKDYINDGGLIYKTRDIASSYNKKRINGHFRRQIISFSQKLATKDKNNRDILIQNFTKKMNKDNLVSCDDLAGSKKYRFFKPINKGAFYELDIEKIQEDQKYDGYYVYETNRTDLSVKEVINLYSKQWQIESNFKTLKGKLSLRPMYLSTWNHIVGYICLCFISLVFLNYIIYILNSKLGLTGKSKITEHKVINVIKEVKEIEVFVNKQKIETIQVYNDELQESWQTYQILLELLTKEKVT, encoded by the coding sequence TTATCAATTGGAGTGCCAAGACCAGATAACAAAGGTTTTGTATATAGATTGGGATATGGATATTTGCATGAATTAAAACAATATCACGATGATCCGCTAGCAATTATCAAAGCAATTATTGCAAACTTTCCATTGTCTTGAACAAAAGAACAAGCAAGAACTAAATTAGATGAAATTTTTAAAGAGAAAAAAGAAACCAAAAAAGAAGTTTTAGAAAGGTTTAAAGGTTACGAAGTAGTTGAAAAACTATTTGATTATTTCAATATTTTTAATGATTGTTCTCCCACAAAATCGACAACATTAAAAGATGTTGTTTTACAGTTGATTTATCAAAGAATTAAAAATCCAATAAGTGTTTTTAACACTTATAAGACAGCAAAAAAAGAAAAAATAGACACTCATTCAAAAAATTCATTTTATAGATCATTAGACTATATAGCAAAAAACAAAGATGAAATTTTAAGAAATTTAAATGCAAAAATTTGTGCAAATACCAATAGAAAAATTGATGTATTATGATTTGACGCAACAACTACTTATTTTGAAACATTTTCTCGTGAAGGTTATAAAAAACCTGGTTATTCAAAAGATGGAAAATTTAAAGAAGACCAGATTGTTATAGGTATGGCAACTGATGAAAATGGAATACCGTTACACTACAAAATATTTCCAGGAAATGTTGCTGATCCAAATACTTTAATACCATTTATGCTTGAAATTGCAGATATTTATGAAGTTAACAGTGTAACTATAATTGCTGACAAAGGAATGAGTGTTAATAGAAATATTAGATTTTTAGAATCTAAGAATTGAAAATACATAATCTCATATAGAATGAAAGCTGGAAGCAAACAATTTAAAGAGTATATATTAGATGAAAAAGATTATATAAATGATGGTGGTTTGATATACAAAACTCGTGATATTGCATCTTCATACAATAAAAAAAGAATTAATGGACATTTTAGAAGACAAATAATTAGTTTTAGTCAAAAACTAGCAACTAAAGACAAAAACAATAGAGACATTTTAATTCAAAATTTCACTAAGAAAATGAATAAAGATAATCTTGTTTCTTGTGATGATTTAGCGGGATCTAAAAAATATAGATTCTTTAAACCTATAAACAAAGGTGCATTTTATGAACTTGACATAGAAAAAATACAAGAAGATCAAAAATATGATGGATACTATGTTTATGAAACAAATAGAACAGATTTATCAGTAAAAGAAGTTATTAATTTATATTCAAAACAATGACAAATTGAGTCTAATTTCAAGACATTAAAAGGTAAATTATCTCTTCGTCCAATGTATTTATCAACTTGAAACCATATTGTTGGTTACATTTGTTTATGTTTCATTTCATTAGTGTTTTTAAACTACATCATCTACATTTTAAATTCAAAATTAGGACTGACTGGAAAAAGCAAAATCACTGAGCATAAAGTGATTAATGTTATCAAAGAAGTTAAAGAAATTGAAGTATTTGTAAATAAACAAAAAATCGAAACTATACAAGTGTATAATGATGAGTTACAAGAAAGTTGGCAAACTTATCAAATATTATTAGAGCTTTTAACAAAAGAAAAAGTCACTTAG
- the tyrS gene encoding tyrosine--tRNA ligase, translating into MKNSILEELKWRGLIKQITNESKILDAQNNNDAVYCGFDPTADSLHVGHLMMIITLKRFADYNFKPIALIGGATGMIGDPSFKANERVLQTKDQVEHNINKISAQLKQIIPNVNFVNNNTWLSNISLIDFLRDIGKHFNLSYLLAKESIATRIQTGLSVTEFCYTMLQAYDFYYLYKNNNCSIQIGGSDQWGNITSGIDFISDTINKNNKAAGLTINLLTKSDGQKFGKTESGTIWLDKTKTSEYEFYQFWFNQTDQDSINLLKCLTFLTKEQIDNLIKEHQNQSSKHLLQKALASEMTKFVHQQQGLDKALKLTEAFFSGDLFSLTNDLFKMALNSLPNTQINKDTKVIDALIEVKAASSKREAREFLTNKAIMINNQIIEDENTLISSFDLIQNKYLLVKKGKKKYFVILIK; encoded by the coding sequence ATGAAAAATAGTATATTAGAAGAATTGAAATGAAGAGGGTTAATTAAACAAATTACAAATGAATCTAAAATTTTAGATGCTCAAAATAATAATGATGCAGTTTATTGTGGGTTTGATCCAACAGCAGATTCATTACATGTCGGTCATTTAATGATGATTATTACTTTAAAAAGATTTGCAGATTATAACTTTAAACCAATTGCTTTAATTGGTGGAGCTACTGGAATGATTGGTGATCCATCATTTAAAGCTAATGAAAGAGTCTTACAAACAAAAGATCAAGTTGAACATAATATTAATAAAATTAGTGCTCAATTAAAACAAATAATCCCAAACGTTAATTTTGTAAATAATAATACTTGATTATCAAATATTAGCTTAATTGATTTTTTAAGAGATATTGGAAAGCATTTTAATTTAAGTTATTTATTAGCAAAAGAATCAATTGCTACAAGAATTCAAACAGGTTTATCTGTAACTGAGTTTTGTTATACTATGCTACAAGCTTATGATTTTTATTACTTATATAAAAATAATAATTGTAGTATTCAAATTGGTGGATCTGATCAGTGAGGAAATATTACTAGTGGTATTGATTTTATTTCTGATACCATTAATAAAAATAATAAAGCAGCAGGATTAACTATTAATTTATTAACTAAATCAGATGGTCAAAAGTTTGGAAAAACTGAATCTGGAACTATTTGATTAGATAAAACTAAAACCAGTGAATATGAATTTTATCAATTTTGATTCAATCAAACTGATCAAGATTCTATTAATTTATTAAAATGTTTAACGTTTTTAACTAAAGAGCAAATTGATAATTTAATAAAAGAACATCAAAATCAATCTTCAAAACATCTATTACAAAAGGCTTTAGCTAGTGAAATGACAAAATTTGTTCATCAACAACAAGGATTAGATAAAGCTTTAAAATTAACAGAAGCTTTTTTTAGTGGTGATTTATTTTCATTAACTAATGACTTATTTAAAATGGCTTTAAATTCTTTACCAAATACTCAAATTAATAAAGATACTAAAGTGATTGATGCTTTAATTGAAGTAAAAGCTGCTAGTTCAAAAAGAGAAGCTAGAGAATTTTTAACTAATAAAGCGATTATGATTAATAATCAAATAATAGAAGATGAAAACACTTTAATAAGTAGTTTTGATTTAATCCAAAATAAATATTTATTAGTTAAAAAAGGTAAGAAAAAATATTTTGTTATTTTAATAAAGTAA
- a CDS encoding nicotinate phosphoribosyltransferase, protein MQNKTKFKFDSRIKDGYFIADYFKKTVEILKNFKHDQIITMQFFQRNDNVVLCGISEVIDLLKFASPNYDDLEIYALNDGDIINSKEPVLKIIGKYQDFGWLEGMIDGILSRNTSIATNSKQIIDAANHKDVLNMLDRADNYLTLASDGYASYIGGFRLFVTQASLEYIDDKTVLQPSGTMPHALIQAFNGDTLKAADAFYKTYPNNKLVVLIDYDNDCVNMATKIGKHFKEKLYAVRLDTSENLVDKFFINNKEYINQTNSNGVSEQLVREVRKALDSVECNHTKIIVSSSFSANKIKEFESKNVPVDIYGVGSALAKINIHFTGDAVLINNQKQAKFGRENIENLRLKKVK, encoded by the coding sequence ATGCAAAACAAGACCAAGTTTAAATTTGACTCTAGAATAAAAGATGGTTATTTTATTGCTGATTATTTTAAAAAAACTGTTGAAATATTAAAAAACTTTAAACACGATCAAATAATAACAATGCAATTTTTTCAAAGAAATGATAATGTTGTTTTATGTGGGATTAGTGAAGTTATAGATCTTTTAAAATTTGCATCACCAAACTATGATGACTTAGAAATATATGCTTTAAATGATGGAGATATTATTAATAGTAAAGAACCAGTTTTAAAGATTATTGGAAAATATCAAGATTTTGGTTGATTAGAAGGAATGATTGATGGAATCTTATCAAGAAATACTTCTATAGCAACTAATTCAAAACAAATTATTGATGCTGCTAATCATAAAGATGTTTTAAATATGTTAGATAGAGCAGATAATTATTTAACACTAGCAAGTGATGGTTATGCTTCATATATTGGTGGATTTAGATTATTTGTAACTCAAGCTAGTTTAGAATATATTGATGATAAAACTGTTCTACAACCATCAGGTACAATGCCTCATGCATTAATTCAAGCTTTTAATGGAGATACTTTAAAAGCAGCTGATGCCTTTTATAAAACTTATCCAAATAATAAATTAGTTGTTTTGATTGACTATGATAATGATTGTGTTAATATGGCAACTAAAATTGGAAAACATTTTAAAGAAAAATTGTATGCAGTTAGATTAGATACATCTGAAAATTTAGTTGATAAATTTTTTATAAATAACAAAGAATATATTAATCAAACTAATTCAAATGGAGTAAGTGAGCAATTAGTTAGAGAAGTTAGAAAAGCATTAGATAGTGTTGAATGTAATCATACAAAAATTATTGTTTCATCAAGTTTTTCAGCAAACAAAATTAAAGAATTTGAAAGTAAAAATGTTCCAGTAGATATTTATGGAGTTGGATCTGCTTTAGCTAAAATAAATATTCACTTTACAGGAGATGCTGTTTTAATTAATAATCAAAAACAAGCGAAATTTGGTAGAGAAAATATTGAAAATCTTAGATTAAAAAAAGTTAAATAG
- the ytpR gene encoding YtpR family tRNA-binding protein: MNSIKFGIFYSKQFNSLLVSFFNKKVTFTQQINNITILKNNDEIIGANIFNVDPNLNLKSGFCSEDPKAVNYVSQALKNIYEVKQELQFVIGRIIECEAIEGTHLNICQVDIKSEVLQIICGASNARKKVVCVVATLNSWLPNGQQIVQSKIRDVGSFGMLCSYKELNIENDQQGIIELGNEYNNKIGESFWKEYYAKQDQV, translated from the coding sequence GTGAATAGCATAAAATTTGGAATTTTTTATAGTAAACAGTTCAATAGTTTATTAGTAAGCTTTTTTAATAAAAAAGTTACATTCACTCAACAAATAAATAATATAACAATATTAAAAAATAATGATGAAATAATTGGGGCAAATATCTTTAATGTAGATCCAAATTTAAACTTAAAATCAGGTTTTTGTTCTGAAGATCCAAAAGCAGTAAATTATGTTAGTCAAGCTTTAAAAAATATATATGAAGTCAAACAAGAACTACAATTTGTTATTGGAAGAATTATTGAATGTGAAGCTATTGAAGGAACTCATTTAAATATTTGTCAAGTAGATATTAAAAGTGAAGTTTTACAAATTATTTGTGGAGCAAGTAATGCTAGAAAAAAAGTAGTATGTGTTGTTGCTACTCTTAATAGTTGATTACCAAATGGTCAACAAATTGTTCAAAGTAAAATTAGAGATGTTGGTTCATTTGGAATGTTATGTAGTTATAAAGAGTTAAATATAGAAAATGATCAACAAGGTATTATTGAATTAGGTAATGAATATAATAATAAAATTGGTGAAAGTTTTTGAAAGGAATATTATGCAAAACAAGACCAAGTTTAA
- a CDS encoding DegV family protein: MVNIKIAVLTDSSFDGKVSDYQDLYVIPLMIVTQDNQTYYDDENLSKDKFYNLLNSQVLKTGQTTPGDMLKMWDELLTKYDQVIFLPISKGLSGQYNTFKMLQQTEKKYENKVFVCDTSAVSVIMQEVVNKVFDWIKQNKTANEICDLVSYLANDFVTYIIPKNLDTLKQGGRISPAAAALAKILKITPILKYDGSIDKQSTTRTFKKALKEALSLLKEEIKDLKTIDISYSRTDEKTLELIETIIKEEQLEIRLKSELTNVIASHTGTDTVALVGWKK; this comes from the coding sequence GTGGTTAATATAAAAATAGCAGTTCTTACTGATTCATCTTTTGATGGAAAAGTTAGTGATTATCAAGACCTTTACGTGATTCCTTTAATGATCGTAACTCAAGACAATCAAACATATTATGATGATGAAAATTTATCAAAAGACAAGTTTTATAACCTTTTAAATAGTCAGGTTTTAAAGACTGGTCAAACAACTCCTGGAGATATGTTGAAAATGTGAGATGAACTATTAACTAAATATGATCAAGTCATTTTTTTACCAATTTCAAAAGGATTGAGTGGGCAATACAACACTTTTAAAATGCTTCAACAAACTGAAAAAAAATATGAAAATAAAGTGTTTGTATGTGATACTAGTGCAGTTAGTGTAATTATGCAAGAAGTAGTTAATAAAGTGTTTGATTGAATTAAACAAAATAAAACTGCAAATGAAATTTGTGATTTAGTTTCATATTTAGCTAATGACTTTGTAACTTATATTATTCCAAAAAATTTAGATACTTTAAAACAAGGTGGAAGAATTTCTCCAGCTGCTGCTGCATTAGCAAAAATTTTAAAAATTACTCCAATTTTAAAATATGATGGAAGTATTGACAAACAATCAACAACTAGAACTTTTAAAAAAGCTTTAAAAGAAGCTTTAAGTTTATTAAAAGAAGAAATTAAAGATTTAAAAACAATAGATATTTCATATTCTAGAACTGATGAAAAAACTTTAGAATTGATTGAAACTATTATAAAAGAAGAACAATTAGAAATAAGACTAAAATCTGAACTAACAAATGTAATAGCATCACACACTGGAACTGATACTGTTGCTTTAGTTGGTTGAAAGAAATAG
- a CDS encoding DegV family protein, with the protein MKFGILVDSAAVYDPAEFKNTIIDVIPLHIVFPNNDEYLDIKNIVEQEKILEKVSMGENIKTSQASSGELEKKYDELLEQYEHIIHIPITNNLSSMLQTATLVSQDEKYKDKITVYQNNDLAAQGIALTALSLAKAIKSNKIKTAQQAIDFIDNFKEKVLIAIIPGDLKKLSNGGRAKGVITTVLNLLKTKLLIIWAKEPKKEAIGRTYNSLIEKLIKNLSNKFKKNKYKLYFLSTPLTSSKTVEIVKQILSDEKINFVHGNVPNIYTIHAGVETIGFVAIEE; encoded by the coding sequence ATGAAATTTGGTATATTAGTTGATAGTGCTGCTGTTTATGATCCAGCTGAATTTAAAAATACAATCATTGATGTAATTCCTTTACATATCGTTTTTCCAAACAATGATGAATATTTAGATATTAAAAATATTGTTGAACAAGAAAAAATACTTGAAAAAGTTTCAATGGGAGAAAACATTAAGACTAGTCAAGCAAGTTCTGGTGAACTAGAAAAAAAATATGATGAATTATTAGAACAATATGAACATATTATTCATATTCCAATTACTAACAATTTATCATCAATGTTACAAACTGCAACTCTAGTAAGTCAAGATGAAAAGTATAAAGATAAAATAACAGTTTATCAAAATAATGATCTTGCTGCTCAAGGTATTGCTCTTACTGCTTTAAGTTTAGCAAAAGCTATTAAAAGTAATAAAATTAAAACTGCACAACAAGCTATTGATTTTATTGACAACTTTAAAGAAAAAGTTTTAATAGCTATTATTCCAGGAGATTTAAAAAAACTATCAAATGGTGGGAGAGCAAAAGGAGTTATTACAACTGTTTTAAATCTTTTAAAAACTAAGTTATTAATCATTTGAGCAAAAGAACCTAAAAAAGAAGCTATTGGTAGAACTTATAATAGTCTTATTGAAAAATTAATTAAGAACCTTTCTAATAAGTTTAAAAAGAATAAATACAAGTTATACTTTTTATCAACCCCTCTAACATCAAGTAAAACTGTTGAAATTGTAAAACAAATTCTAAGTGATGAAAAAATAAATTTTGTTCATGGAAATGTACCAAACATTTATACCATTCATGCAGGAGTTGAAACAATTGGTTTTGTTGCAATAGAAGAATAA
- a CDS encoding Fur family transcriptional regulator: MIHLSKTQQTKYKQIVEKLKLKKIRLTDIRSIVIKMLIVSDHLTIQQIINNLESEINNINVMSVYNTIDLLLKEHIVFANTFNGKDISYEIAADKSVHLKCDDCLKVIHLDDKSIENYHFLELLDLCEKNGIKLSHFKIEGHGYCLECSSKENK, encoded by the coding sequence ATGATTCATTTATCTAAAACTCAACAAACTAAATATAAACAAATAGTTGAAAAATTAAAATTAAAAAAAATTAGACTAACAGATATTAGAAGCATTGTAATTAAAATGCTAATCGTTTCAGATCATTTAACTATTCAACAAATTATTAATAATTTGGAATCTGAAATCAACAATATTAATGTAATGAGTGTTTATAATACTATTGATTTATTATTAAAAGAACATATTGTTTTTGCAAATACTTTTAATGGTAAAGATATTTCTTATGAAATAGCAGCAGATAAATCAGTACATTTGAAGTGTGATGATTGTTTAAAAGTAATTCATTTAGATGATAAAAGTATTGAAAATTATCATTTTTTAGAGCTATTAGATTTGTGTGAAAAAAATGGTATTAAGCTAAGTCATTTTAAAATTGAAGGCCATGGTTATTGTTTAGAATGTTCTAGTAAAGAAAATAAATAA
- a CDS encoding acyl carrier protein, translated as MAIYNQIVKELKSRGAKGNITKDSEFKSLGLDSLDLMDMVVTLEEKLNIRISDDQLLSLRTIDDLLKVIEELQ; from the coding sequence ATGGCTATTTATAATCAAATTGTTAAAGAATTAAAAAGTAGAGGTGCTAAGGGTAATATTACAAAAGATAGCGAATTCAAATCTCTAGGTTTAGATTCTTTGGATTTAATGGATATGGTAGTTACATTAGAAGAAAAATTAAATATTAGAATCAGTGATGACCAATTACTAAGCTTACGTACTATTGATGATTTATTAAAAGTAATAGAGGAATTACAATAA